In Verrucomicrobiota bacterium, the genomic stretch TCGCGGGATTTGCGCAAAAAATTGCCGGAACAAAAAGATCGTAATCCCGTTGGCCAAGCCCGGAACCACCAGCCCGGCATAGGTGTCCAGCCATCCCAGGTTGCGCACGACCGTGTAGAGCGGGACGGCAATCGCCTCTGAAGGGACCAAAAAGGTGAAGACGGTGAGGGCAAAAAGGAGGTTTTTGCCGGGAAACGAGAGCACGGCAAAGGCGAACCCGGCGCACCCGTTCACCGCCAGCCCGATCGTCACGGAGAGAAATGCCACCAGGGCACTGTTCCAAAGCGCCCGCCCGAAGCCTTTCTGAAAGATTTCTCCGTAAGCCTGCGGATCCAACGGAACCGGCAGGAGGGCGCGGGCGTGAAAAGGCGACGTGTCATGAAAGACTTCGGCCAGCGGCTTAAGCGACGAGCTGAAAGCCCACCAGAGCGGCAGAAAAAAGATAGATCCGACGATCAGGTAACCCCCATGCCGAAGGAATGTCGATGCCCGGCGCATGGTCAGGATAGTTCCTGCTGGCGCAGGAAATAGAACTGGAGCACAACCGTGATGCTGACGAGCAGAATCAGCACCATTACGATCGCGAGTGCACGCCCCATCTCCCCGTAAACGAACCCCGACCGGTACGCTTCATACATCAGGACGTTGGTCGAATAGGACGGCCCGCCGCGCGTGAGGAGAAACATGGGAACAAACAGCAGGAAATTCACGGAAGTATCGGTGACCAGGACAAACAGCAGTGTTCGTTTCAACAAGGGAAGGGTGATGTGGAAAAATCGGCGCGCGGTGGCGGCGCCGTCAAGCCGGGCCGCTTCGTACAATTCCGAAGGGATTGCCTGTAATCCCGCCCAAAGGAAAATCATCCAAAAGCTCACCCCTTTCCAGGTGGCAATCACCAGGACACTCCAGAGCGCCTGACGCTCATCGATCAGGAACGGTTGTTTATTGATGCCGATCCATCCGAGCAGGGAGTTGATCAGCCCGGACGCGGGATCCAGCATGAGCCGCCAGATGACGCAGGCAATCGGCAGGGACACCCCGATTGGCACGAAGAACAGTAGCCGGTAGAAACCGATGCCACGAAATCGCTGGTTCACCATTACGGCCAGAAGCAGCGCCAGGGCCAATTGCACCGGATTAATCACCGCGTTGAGCTTGACCGTGACCCAGAGCGATTTCCAGAAGAGCGGGTCACTAACCAGGTCCGCATAATTCTGAACGCCGACGAAAATGGTCCGGCCCGCCTGCTCGAAGGATTCCTGGCACAAGGAACCCCACGCGGCCAGCGCGATGGGGTAGATCCGGAAAACGACAAGGCAGATCAACGCCGGCAGCAGAAGCAGAAAAGCTGTCGGCGAACTGCCTTTAAATTTCATCGTTGCCAGCTCTACTTACTTGCGGAACTGCCCCAGGAATCGGTCCGCCCGTCGCGCCCCCGCCGGCAGCGCTTCGTTCGGGTCCGTCCCGTTGCGAATATCTTCGTAGGTAGACGCGAAGATGTCCTCCAGCTGCAAATAGCCGGGGGTTTGAGGCCGGGGCACGGCGGTATGACGTGCCTCATAAACGCCCAGAAGGTACGCGCATTCCGGGAAGGTGGCGTATTGCGGCGATTGGTCGATGGCGGTCAGAAGCTTTTGGGTCGCCGGCAACTGACCTTGGCCCTCAAACCACAGGCGTGAGCCCTCGTCATCGGCGCTGATAAAGTGAACAAATTTTCCTGCCACCTCTTTGTTCTTGGAAGCTTTATTGATGCCCAGGTGCCAGGAGCCCGTTCCGGTCACCGGCTTGCCCCCGGCGAAATACGGGTGCGGGGCAATGCCGAATTTCACGCCTGATTTCTTGAAAAGCAGGATGTTCCATTCGCCTCCGACGAAGATAGCCACATTGTTATCGGCAAACAGGTTCGCCGTTTCGGCCGGCGGAACGCCTTTCGGACTCACTTTCGATTCGTTGAAAAGGGACCAGTACCACTTTGCCGCTTTCTTCCATGAATCGGAGTCGAAGTAGCCGGTGGCTTTCAACCCGTGGTCGCCTACCAGCGGTCCGCCCAGCGATTCACCGAGCGCTTGCAGTTGGTAAAGGCGGCTGACCTGGTCGAATTCGAACCCCCACACCTGGCCTGACGGGCCGGTCTTGGTGAGCTTTTTGGCCGCGTCCACCACCTGTTCCCACGTCCAGCGATCTTTCTCGGCCAGGGATGCCACCATGTCCGGGGTAACGGTTTGACCGGCGGTAAGGCAGGACGGCGGGGTCACGCCTGCGTCCTGAAACAGGCCGAGGTTGACGTACATGAACTGCGTCGAATTGTTCAGGGGCGCAGCCAGCAGTTTGCCCTGGTACGTTCCGGCCTGGCGTGACGCGGCCACCCAGGTGTGTTCAAGTTCGTCCGGCGTAAAATACTCGTCCAGGGGCGCGAGGTACCCCCGCGTGGAATAGGAGGCGACCAGCGGAACGTCCACCTGGATCAGGTCCAGGTCGGCGTCCTGCGCCTTCATCCGGACCTCGATGGTTTCAAACAACTGCCGAAAGGGATACGCATCGAAGGCGATCTTGACGTCGGGATTTTTAGCTTCGAAGGCGGCGATGACCTTTTTGGCGCTGGTAATTGTATTGCCGTCAGACAAGCCCAACCAATGGAGCGTGGTAGCGGCGCCGACCCGCGCGGGGCTAAGGCTAAGCATGACGAGGGTCAAACCGCCGAGGACGGCGATGAGCTTGGGGAAAACCGGCCGGGTCAGCATAGAAGTGGATGAGGGGGGGTGTTTTGTGAACGTTAACGTTGCGGCGCACGCGTCTGCCGTCAATGTTTTGTTTTCCCGGATGCCGGACTTTCCGTGCAGGTTTTTTATGCCTCAATGCCCGTTTAAACCGCAGTCGACCACGCTCTATGCCGTTGCCAAAGCAACCGGCGTCTCTCACCAGACGGTCTCGCGGGTGGTGAACGGGTCCCCACACGTTGCCGAAAGAACCCGGGATCGCGTCTTGAAGGCGATCAAGGCTCTCAACTATCACCCCAACCAAATCGCCCGGCAATTGGTACGGCAACGGTCGCGGTTAATCGGCGTCATCTCCTACGGCACCCGGCTTTACGGGCCCGGCCACGTCCTGACCAGCGTCGACAAGGCAGCACGGGACGCCGGCTACCAAGTCCTCCTTACCGGCGTGGCGAGCGTGGAGCGGTGCGTCTTGCGCGAAGCAACCCAGCAACTCCTTGCGCACAGGGTGGCCGGTATCCTGGTCAATGTCCCCCTTGAGGTCCGTTTTTCCGAACTCGAGTTTGGTTTGCGCGGGCTACCTTTCCTGACGTTGGATGCTTGCACCAGCCGCCCATTTCCCACCATCCAATTTGACCACCGCAAAGGCAGTTACCTGATTACCCGTCACCTTCTTGAGTTAGGCCATCGGCGGCTGGCGTACCTGGCCGGCGACAAGACCTGGGTTTGCGGCCGGATGCGCTGGCAAGGCTGGATCGATGCGTTAGCCGAGCGCCGTCTGCATCCCGGGCCATCGGTAGAGGCGGATTGGAGTTCGGAAGGAGGGTACACCAACGTGCGAAAGCTGCTCGCGGACCAGCGCAAGTTCACGGCGGTGGTCGCCGCGAACGATCAGTTAGCCCTCGGGGCGATCGCTGCGCTTAAGGACGCCGGGGTCCGCGTGCCCGCCCAGGTTTCGGTCACCGGGTTCGACGACATGCCCGAGGCGCGTTTTTTTCGGCCGGCGCTGACGACCGTCCGGATAGATTTCGAAAAGATCGGCGAGCTCGCCGTGCGCAGCCTTCTGACCTGGATCGAGCAAGGGTTAACCGACGCGCAGCATGTCGACATTGCCCCGGAACTGATCGTCCGGGACAGCAGCGCTGCTCCCGGTTCGGATAACAAGCCCAATTACACCCATTCTCAGGATGCTTGAGCTGTTTTCGCCCGGAGGGATTCTCCGGGGCAAAAACGGCTCAATCAACTTGAAAAGCGGTGTAGCTTTCGCCCGTGAGATCAAACCTCGGTCTAACCAGGATCGTGCCCGCCGTCGCGCCGCAAAGATGACAATTCGTGCCAGCGGCGGGGTATCCGGCTTTTCGGGGGCGGTCCCTGCCCTGTGGACGAGTAAACGTTGAGGTCCGCTTCCACCTCGAGCGCAAGCGCAACGGTCGTTGCGGTTTGGGTGTGATCGGTCGGTTCGAGGGTTTCGTGCATGCCCTGACCGACTAATCGCGAGCCATTTTGATGCGCTTTGCTACTGCGTGGTCACCGGTAGAGTCGCGTGCCGGCAGATCCGGCGTTCTTACAGGGAGACCGGTCGAAGAAGGCCGGTCGCAGCTGAGGTCACCAGGTGCAGTCTGCCTGGCTTTCCATGCGCCAGTCGCGACCGAGCACCCGGTTTTCACCGGCGACTTCGACCCGGCCCTTCAGTTTGATGTCACCACTGGATGCGCCCACCATGATCTCGAATTCGCCGGCTTCAACCGTTCGCCGGTTGTCCCGGTCCGTAAAATTCAGCATGTCGACCGGGATGCCAAAGCGGACCACGACCCTCTGTTTTGGCTGCAAGGTCACCCGTTTAAATGCCTTCAACTCTTTGACGGGACGAACCAGCGAGGCGTACACGTCCCGTACATAGACCTGGACTACTTCGGAGCCCTCGCGATCCCCGCTATTCTCCACCTCCACGGAAAGGCGAATGGTCCCATCGTCGATGGGGACGCGCTCCTGCTCAAATTTAAGTTCACGGTATTCAAACCGGGTATAGCTCAGGCCATAACCGAAGCAATACTTGCTTCCGAAATGATAGGCGACAGGGGTGCCGGCGCTTTTGAGCTTGTGATTATAGTAATAGGGCACCGCGCCCGTACTCTTGGGTATTGACACCACCAAGCGACCGCTCGGGTTCGCCTTGCCCGTCAGCAGATCGGCAAGGGCTTCGGCGCCTTCCTGTCCCGGCTGGAAAGCCATAAGGATCGCCGCCGCCTGCTCTTCCAGGCCGTTGAGAGTATAAGGCCGGCCCGACGTCATGACGACAACCGTCGGCGTTCCGGTCGCGATGACCTGCCTCACAAGCTCTTCCTGCACCCCTGGCAACCGCAGGCTGTCGGTATCTGAGCCTTCGCCGACCGTGCCCGTTTGAAAGAGTCCGGCCAGATCTCCCACGAAGACGATGGCGACGTCGGATTGTCGGGCGCAGTCGATCGCATCCTGTATTTGCGAGGTATCCCGGCTGACCGGTGAGGTGCGCTTCAGGTTGGCGACATTCGACTCGACATCGCCCGGAAATACCGGCGCCTCCGGGTTGCGCCCGGTAAGGATATCGCAGCCCTTGGCGTACCGGACATTCTCGGTGCCGA encodes the following:
- a CDS encoding carbohydrate ABC transporter permease — its product is MRRASTFLRHGGYLIVGSIFFLPLWWAFSSSLKPLAEVFHDTSPFHARALLPVPLDPQAYGEIFQKGFGRALWNSALVAFLSVTIGLAVNGCAGFAFAVLSFPGKNLLFALTVFTFLVPSEAIAVPLYTVVRNLGWLDTYAGLVVPGLANGITIFLFRQFFAQIPRELAEAARVDGAGWLTILLRIYVPLCKPVIISAGLLIFLFQWEAFLWPLIATRSESMRVVQVALSSFEQQHQTLWNELFAASVISAGIPLLILLPLQRYYIQGVVGASLKG
- a CDS encoding sugar ABC transporter permease, translating into MKFKGSSPTAFLLLLPALICLVVFRIYPIALAAWGSLCQESFEQAGRTIFVGVQNYADLVSDPLFWKSLWVTVKLNAVINPVQLALALLLAVMVNQRFRGIGFYRLLFFVPIGVSLPIACVIWRLMLDPASGLINSLLGWIGINKQPFLIDERQALWSVLVIATWKGVSFWMIFLWAGLQAIPSELYEAARLDGAATARRFFHITLPLLKRTLLFVLVTDTSVNFLLFVPMFLLTRGGPSYSTNVLMYEAYRSGFVYGEMGRALAIVMVLILLVSITVVLQFYFLRQQELS
- a CDS encoding sugar ABC transporter substrate-binding protein encodes the protein MLTRPVFPKLIAVLGGLTLVMLSLSPARVGAATTLHWLGLSDGNTITSAKKVIAAFEAKNPDVKIAFDAYPFRQLFETIEVRMKAQDADLDLIQVDVPLVASYSTRGYLAPLDEYFTPDELEHTWVAASRQAGTYQGKLLAAPLNNSTQFMYVNLGLFQDAGVTPPSCLTAGQTVTPDMVASLAEKDRWTWEQVVDAAKKLTKTGPSGQVWGFEFDQVSRLYQLQALGESLGGPLVGDHGLKATGYFDSDSWKKAAKWYWSLFNESKVSPKGVPPAETANLFADNNVAIFVGGEWNILLFKKSGVKFGIAPHPYFAGGKPVTGTGSWHLGINKASKNKEVAGKFVHFISADDEGSRLWFEGQGQLPATQKLLTAIDQSPQYATFPECAYLLGVYEARHTAVPRPQTPGYLQLEDIFASTYEDIRNGTDPNEALPAGARRADRFLGQFRK
- a CDS encoding substrate-binding domain-containing protein encodes the protein MPQCPFKPQSTTLYAVAKATGVSHQTVSRVVNGSPHVAERTRDRVLKAIKALNYHPNQIARQLVRQRSRLIGVISYGTRLYGPGHVLTSVDKAARDAGYQVLLTGVASVERCVLREATQQLLAHRVAGILVNVPLEVRFSELEFGLRGLPFLTLDACTSRPFPTIQFDHRKGSYLITRHLLELGHRRLAYLAGDKTWVCGRMRWQGWIDALAERRLHPGPSVEADWSSEGGYTNVRKLLADQRKFTAVVAANDQLALGAIAALKDAGVRVPAQVSVTGFDDMPEARFFRPALTTVRIDFEKIGELAVRSLLTWIEQGLTDAQHVDIAPELIVRDSSAAPGSDNKPNYTHSQDA